One region of Paralichthys olivaceus isolate ysfri-2021 chromosome 12, ASM2471397v2, whole genome shotgun sequence genomic DNA includes:
- the pygl gene encoding glycogen phosphorylase, liver form translates to MFPLNFTSSQSSLKQPRPGSDPTCLPSMATPLTDQEKRKQISIRGIVGVENVAELKKGFNRHLHFTLVKDRNIANPRDYYFALAHTVRDHLVGRWIRTQQFYYEADPKRVYYLSLEFYMGRTLQNTMINLGLQNACDEAIYQLGLDMEELEEMEEDAGLGNGGLGRLAACFLDSMATLGLAAYGYGIRYEYGIFNQKIRDGWQVEEADDWLRHGNPWEKARPEYMLPVHFYGRVEETKDGSKWIDTQVVLAMPYDTPIPGYMNNTVNTMRLWSARAPNDFNLRDFNVGDYIEAVLDRNLAENISRVLYPNDNFFEGKELRLKQEYFVVAATLQDIIRRFKTTKKGTPARTSFRSFPDKVAIQLNDTHPAMAIPELMRIFVDIEKIDWDTAWDLTRRTFAYTNHTVLPEALERWPVHLLETLLPRHLQIIYQINQAHLDRIVTLFPKDIEKVRKMSLIEEDGCKRVNMAHLCIVGSHAVNGVAEIHSNIIKTEVFRDFHELEPEKFQNKTNGITPRRWLLLCNPGLAELIAEVIGEDYVKELSQLQRLNDFVDDAAFIRDVCKVKQDNKVKFAQYLENEYRVNINPSSMFDVHVKRIHEYKRQVLNCLHIIAMYNRIRKNPKAPFVPRTVIIGGKAAPGYHMAKMIIKLITSVANVVNNDPLVGNNLKVIFLENYRVSLAEKVIPATDLSQQISTAGTEASGTGNMKFMLNGALTIGTMDGANVEMAEEAGEENLFIFGMRVEDVAALDKEGYDAMKYYKKNPELKQVMDQITGGFFCPQNPELFKDLTNMLFKHDRFKVFADFDDYMKCQEKVSQLYQNPKAWTKMVIKNIAATGKFSSDRTITEYATEVWGVEPTDLKIPPPNEPREAIEETARALKKM, encoded by the exons ATGTTCCCACTGAACTTCACCTCCTCGCAGAGCAGTCTCAAGCAACCTCGACCAGGGAGCGACCCAACCTGCCTCCCCAGCATGGCGACCCCTCTCACCGACCAGGAGAAGCGCAAGCAGATCAGCATCAGGGGCATCGTGGGGGTGGAGAACGTGGCCGAGCTGAAGAAGGGCTTCAACCGACACCTGCACTTCACCCTGGTCAAAGACAGAAACATAGCCAACCCCAGGGACTACTACTTTGCCCTGGCCCACACTGTGAGAGACCACCTGGTGGGGAGATGGATCAGGACCCAGCAGTTTTATTATGAGGCTGACCCAAAG AGGGTGTATTATCTGTCTCTGGAGTTCTACATGGGCAGGACGCTGCAAAACACCATGATCAACCTGGGGCTGCAGAACGCCTGCGATGAAGCAATCTACCAG ctcggcctggacatggaggagctggaggagatggaggaggacgCAGGTCTCGGGAATGGAGGTCTGGGCAGACTGGCAG CGTGTTTCTTGGATTCCATGGCCACCTTGGGTCTTGCTGCGTACGGTTACGGCATTCGATATGAATACGGGATCTTCAACCAGAAGATAAGAGATGGCTGGCAG gtggaggaggcagatgaTTGGCTGAGACATGGAAACCCCTGGGAGAAGGCACGTCCTGAGTACATGTTGCCGGTTCACTTCTATGGACGAGTGGAGGAGACGAAAGATGGCTCCAAATGGATCGACACTCAG GTGGTCTTGGCGATGCCGTACGACACGCCCATTCCTGGCTACATGAACAACACCGTGAACACCATGAGGCTTTGGTCCGCTCGTGCCCCCAATGACTTTAACCTGAGAGACT TCAATGTTGGAGATTACATCGAGGCCGTGCTGGACAGAAATTTGGCAGAGAACATTTCCCGTGTGCTTTACCCCAACGACAAT ttctTTGAAGGGAAAGAACTTCGTCTGAAGCAGGAATATTTTGTCGTGGCCGCCACGTTACAAGACATCATCCGCCGCTTCAAGACCACGAAGAAAGGAACACCTGCCCGCACGTCCTTCAGGAGCTTCCCAGACAAA gtcgCCATCCAGCTGAATGACACTCACCCAGCCATGGCCATCCCCGAGCTGATGAGAATCTTTGTGGACATCGAGAAGATTGACTGGGACACG GCCTGGGATCTCACCAGACGCACCTTCGCCTACACCAACCACACGGTCCTCCCCGAGGCTCTGGAGCGATGGCCCGTACATCTGCTGGAGACGCTGCTGCCCAGACACCTGCAGATCATCTACCAGATCAACCAGGCCCACCTCGAC AGAATCGTAACTCTGTTTCCAAAAGACATCGAAAAAGTGAGGAAGATGTCTCTGATTGAGGAAGACGGCTGCAAGAGGGTGAACATGGCTCACCTGTGCATCGTGGGCTCTCACGCTGTCAACGGAGTCGCTGAGATTCACTCCAACATCATCAAAACAGAAGT ATTTCGTGATTTCCATGAACTGGAGCCCGAAAAGTTTCAGAACAAAACCAACGGCATCACTCCGAGACGctggctgctgctctgcaaCCCCGGACTGGCCGAGCTCATCGCTGAG GTCATCGGGGAGGATTATGTGAAGGAGCTCAGTCAGCTGCAGAGGCTCAATGACTTTGTCGACGATGCTGCCTTCATCCGCGACGTCTGCAAAGTTAAACAG GACAACAAGGTGAAATTCGCTCAGTACCTGGAGAACGAGTACAGGGTGAATATTAACCCGTCCTCCATGTTCGACGTCCACGTGAAGAGAATCCACGAGTACAAGCGTCAGGTCCTCAACTGCCTGCACATCATCGCCATGTACAACC GCATCAGGAAAAACCCCAAAGCTCCTTTCGTACCACGAACGGTGATCATCGGTGGAAAG GCGGCTCCAGGGTATCACATGGCAAAAATGATCATCAAGCTGATCACCTCAGTGGCTAATGTGGTGAACAACGACCCCCTGGTGGGAAACAATCTGAAGGTCATCTTCCTGGAGAACTACAGGGTGTCGCTTGCAGAGAAAG tGATACCTGCCACAGATCTGTCCCAGCAAATCTCCACTGCTGGCACCGAGGCCTCAGGAACAGGGAACATGAAGTTCATGCTGAACGGAGCTCTGACCATCGGCACCATGGACGGAGCCAATGTGGAGATGGCCGAGGAGGCCGGAGAGGAGAACCTGTTCATCTTCGGCATGAGGGTGGAGGACGTGGCTGCGCTGGACAAAGAGGG CTATGACGCCATGAAGTACTACAAGAAGAACCCTGAGCTGAAACAAGTGATGGACCAGATCACAGGAGGATTCTTCTGCCCCCAGAATCCAGAGCTCTTCAAAGACCTCACTAACATGCTCTTCAAACATGACCG tttCAAAGTGTTTGCAGACTTTGACGACTATATGAAATGTCAAGAGAAAGTCAGCCAACTCTATCAG AATCCGAAGGCGTGGACGAAGATGGTGATCAAGAACATCGCAGCCACTGGAAAGTTCTCCAGCGACAGAACCATCACGGAGTACGCGACTGAGGTGTGGGGCGTCGAGCCGACCGACCTGAAAATCCCGCCGCCAAACGAGCCGCGGGAGGCCATCGAGGAAACGGCCAGAGCtctgaagaaaatgtga
- the LOC109636451 gene encoding lysophosphatidylserine lipase ABHD12, giving the protein MKRALWFVITVYVSVPVVLYLFPWILGHIIFAHLLRFPFFADLSRPEDVVNHTCNFYLDTEEGISVGVWHTLPASQWDEAAGKSPEWHRETLGDGDPVIIYLHGNAGTRAMNHRVAMVKILSEAGYHVLSLDYRGYGDSSGEPSEAGLTHDALYLYQWVKTQNRGSLVCIWGHSLGSGVATNAAVKLQEQGSAVDALILEGPFTSIGEVVLTHPAAKLYMFLPGFESLLWNILETNEIVFANDENLKVLTSPLLILHSEDDNIVPYHMGLKLHQISLQTQKEHNTDVQVEMISYSANLGFSHSRIYLDPNLSNVVRGFLQRLRK; this is encoded by the exons ATGAAGAGAGCTCTGTGGTTCGTGATCACCGTCTATGTCTCAGTGCCTGTGGTTCTCTACCTGTTCCCCTGGATTCTGGGCCACATCATATTCGCTCACTTGT TGAGGTTTCCATTCTTCGCGGATCTCAGCCGACCTGAAGACGTTGTGAACCACACATGCAACTTCTACCTCGACACAGAGGAGGGGATCTCAGTGGGAGTATG GCATACACTCCCTGCCAGCCAATGGGACGAGGCCGCGGGGAAAAGCCCCGAGTGGCACCGGGAGACCCTGGGAGACGGCGATCCTGTTATTATCTATCTCCACGGAAACGCAGGGACCAG GGCGATGAATCACAGAGTAGCCATGGTGAAG atcTTAAGTGAAGCAGGGTATCACGTCTTATCTTTAGACTACAGGG GTTATGGAGACTCCAGTGGGGAGCCAAGTGAAGCCGGACTGACCCACGACGCCCTCTACCTGTACCAgtgggtaaagacgcagaacaGAGGGAGTCTCGTCTGCATATGGGGACACTCGCTCGGCTCCGG TGTGGCAACTAATGCTGCGGTGAAACTACAAGAGCAAG GTTCTGCTGTTGATGCTTTAATCCTTGAGGGTCCATTCACAAGCATCGGAGAGGTCGTACTCACTCATCCGGCCGCTAAG ctGTACATGTTCCTCCCAGGGTTTGAGAGCTTGCTTTGGAACATACTTGAAACTAACGAAATAGTGTTTGCAAATGACGAAAA TTTAAAGGTCTTGACCAGTCCTCTTCTTATTCTGCACTCAGAGGACGACAATATTGTACCTTATCACATGGGTCTGAAG ctgcaccaGATCTCACTCCAGACTCAGAAAGAACACAACACAGATGTTCAGGTTGAGATGATCTCCTACAGCGCAAACCTCGGATTCTCCCACAGCCGCATCTACTTAGATCCTAATCTGTCCAATGTGGTTAG GGGATTTCTACAGAGGCTGAGAAAGTAG